In Elaeis guineensis isolate ETL-2024a chromosome 1, EG11, whole genome shotgun sequence, a genomic segment contains:
- the LOC105039808 gene encoding rho GTPase-activating protein 2 — MTGVVVVSSGCRGEGGGGKRAKGEEERQNQISLLALLLAAIRRSMVACRMERQTEDVIPALEQMEIGWPTDVRHVAHVTFDRFNGFLGLPVEFEVEIPCRVPSASASVFGVSSESMQCSYDSRGNSVPTILLLMQERLYQQGGLKAEGIFRINPENGQEEHVREQLNKGIVPDDIDVHCLAGLIKAWFRELPEGVLDGLSPEQVLQCNTEEECEELVKLLLPTQAALLTWAVDLMADVVEEEESNKMNARNIAMVFAPNMTQMSDPLTALMHAVQVMNFLKTLILKTLREREEAATEGGYSPFSSSRSLDQQDDDDDDDLDSQPDMEMSGELKELTSDDDHDRCSQHEVEASGESGRHISVDCHVLHSSSISEDDEDSLTDIEESFLRQLEWKEENGFLAEDSTSLGLSSGGQAKQLSCSDYNTGSCLSVSESKQESLSTSCEAESETSALRDVVAEATNLSKQTDGKELAAEAKNVAKQIGGKQVEMVGCKWTP; from the exons aTGACGGGGGTGGTGGTGGTCTCAAGTGGGTGCAGAGGGGAAGGAGGTGGAGGGAAGAGAGCAAAAGGGGAAGAGGAGAGGCAGAACCAGATCTCTCTCTTGGCGTTGCTCCTTGCTGCCATCAGGAGGTCGATGGTCGCCTGCCGAATGGAGCGGCAGACCGAGGATGTCATACCGGCCCTCGAGCAGATGGAGATAGGTTGGCCGACCGATGTCCGCCATGTAGCCCATGTCACCTTTGATCGGTTCAACGGCTTCTTAGGCCTTCCGGTCGAGTTCGAGGTCGAGATACCCTGCCGAGTGCCCAGTGCAAG TGCCAGTGTCTTTGGTGTCTCATCTGAATCAATGCAGTGTTCTTATGATTCGAGGGGCAACAGTGTGCCCACAATCCTGTTGCTTATGCAGGAAAGGCTATATCAACAAGGAGGTCTCAAG GCAGAAGGGATTTTTCGTATAAACCCAGAGAATGGCCAAGAGGAACATGTAAGAGAGCAGCTGAACAAGGGCATTGTGCCAGATGATATTGATGTTCACTGTTTGGCAGGACTGATAAAG GCCTGGTTCAGAGAACTTCCAGAGGGTGTTTTGGATGGCCTTTCCCCAGAGCAAGTTCTTCAGTGCAACACAGAGGAGGAATGCGAGGAGCTCGTGAAGCTGCTTCTTCCAACACAGGCTGCACTTCTTACTTGGGCAGTTGATCTCATGGCCGATGTTGTCGAAGAAGAGGAGTCAAATAAAATGAATGCACGAAACATTGCTATGGTCTTTGCTCCAAACATGACTCAG ATGTCAGACCCGCTGACAGCTCTAATGCATGCTGTTCAAGTAATGAACTTTCTCAAGACTCTAATTCTGAAAACACTAAGGGAACGTGAAGAGGCAGCCACTGAAGGAGGATATTCACCATTCTCATCTTCGCGTTCACTGGATCaacaagatgatgatgatgatgatgatctcGATAGCCAACCAGATATGGAAATGAGCGGTGAGTTGAAGGAACTCACTTCAGATGATGACCATGACAGATGCAGTCAACATGAAGTGGAAGCAAGTGGTGAATCAGGGAGACACATCTCAGTTGATTGCCATGTACTTCATAGTAGTAGCATTAGCGAAGATGATGAGGACTCTCTGACGGACATTGAAGAAAGCTTCCTGAGGCAACTAGAATGGAAGGAAGAAAATGGATTTCTTGCAGAAGATAGCACCAGTCTGGGCTTGTCATCTGGTGGCCAAGCAAAACAACTGAGCTGCTCTGACTACAACACTGGATCCTGCCTCTCTGTATCTGAAAGCAAACAAGAGAGCTTAAGTACAAGTTGTGAAGCAGAATCAGAAACCAGTGCTCTCAGAGATGTGGTTGCTGAGGCAACGAATCTATCGAAGCAGACAGATGGCAAAGAATTGGCCGCTGAGGCGAAAAATGTAGCAAAACAGATAGGTGGCAAACAAGTGGAAATGGTTGGGTGCAAGTGGACACCATAA